The proteins below come from a single Triticum aestivum cultivar Chinese Spring chromosome 5D, IWGSC CS RefSeq v2.1, whole genome shotgun sequence genomic window:
- the LOC123123631 gene encoding putative linoleate 9S-lipoxygenase 3, whose translation MLSAGGMVPGAGGLKGSLVLIPKKALDFHDFHGTAMDGGTDTELFGGRVTCQLISSTLRGRAAGKASRGEVGEEANLEPSLLLKKSLLSVPTGEETFEVTFNWSMELGVPGAIIVKNNSDTEFYLKTITLDDVPGHGGAVVFVANSWVYPQAKYSYNRVFFANDTYLPHQMPAALKPYRDDELRNLRGDDKQQEGPYEEHDRVYRYDVYNDLGDARDVLGGSKHLPYPRRGRTGRKPSPNKPDHESWGETVYVPRDEQFGHLKADDFRDNTITALVGTIMPIICTLLDDTKGEFDTFGDILKLYTDGIEVRNIPVLEEEGNIPAQLQLQLVKDLITPMALDDCLYKLKLPRPHIINEDEKAWMTDDEFAREMLAGVNPLMIKRLTEFPPKSTLDPSKYGDHTSTITEAHIGERLEGLTVHQALTSNRLYIVDQHDNLMPFLININKLEGSFVYATRTLLFLRGNGTLAPVAIELSSPRLQGDLTTAESTVYTPEDTGVEGWIWQLAKAYVAVNDYGWHQLISHWLNTHAVMEPFVIATNRQLSVTHPVHKLLHPHYRDTMNINAKARGLLISANGVIEMTVFPGKHAMPMSSMVYKNWNFTEQALPDDLIKRGMAVEDPSSPHKVRLLIEDYPYAADGLAVWHAIEQWVADYLSIYYPNDSVLQGDVELQAWWKEVREVGHGDLKDAAWWPKMQTVAELIKACATIIWIGSALHAAVNFGQYAYSGYHPNKPSMSRRPMPVPGSTEYAELRDNPELAFIHTITSLFQALVGISLMEILSKHSSDEVYLGQHDTPAWTSDAKALEAFKRFGARLVGIEKQVDDRNKDSRLKNRIGPAKFPYMLLFPNTSDHTGEAVGLSAKGIPNSISI comes from the exons ATGTTGAGCGCTGGCGGCATGGTGCCCGGGGCAGGGGGGCTCAAGGGCTCCTTGGTCCTCATCCCTAAGAAGGCGCTCGATTTCCACGACTTCCATGGCACCGCCATGGACGGCGGCACCGACACGGAGCTCTTCGGCGGCAGAGTCACCTGCCAGCTCATCAGCTCCACCCTTCGCGGCCGCG CTGCAGGCAAGGCGAGCCGCGGGGAGGTGGGCGAGGAGGCAAACCTGGAGCCGTCTCTCCTCCTGAAGAAGAGCCTGCTGAGCGTCCCGACGGGCGAGGAGACGTTCGAGGTGACCTTCAACTGGTCCATGGAGTTGGGCGTGCCGGGCGCCATCATCGTCAAGAACAACAGCGACACCGAGTTCTACCTCAAGACCATCACCCTCGACGACGTGCCCGGCCACGGCGGCGCCGTCGTCTTCGTCGCCAACTCTTGGGTCTACCCGCAGGCCAAGTACAGCTACAACCGCGTATTCTTCGCCAACGAC ACGTACCTGCCGCACCAGATGCCGGCCGCGCTCAAGCCGTACCGCGACGACGAGCTCCGGAACCTGAGGGGCGACGACAAGCAGCAGGAGGGGCCCTACGAGGAGCACGACCGCGTCTACCGCTACGACGTCTACAACGACCTCGGCGACGCCCGCGACGTCCTCGGTGGCTCCAAGCACCTCCCCTACCCGCGccgcggccgaaccggccggaagCCCTCGCCCAACA AGCCCGACCACGAGAGCTGGGGGGAGACCGTCTACGTTCCACGTGACGAGCAGTTCGGGCACCTCAAGGCTGACGACTTTCGGGACAACACCATCACGGCGCTGGTGGGCACCATCATGCCGATCATCTGCACGCTGCTCGACGACACCAAGGGCGAGTTCGACACCTTCGGTGACATCCTCAAGCTCTACACGGACGGCATCGAGGTGCGCAACATCCCGGTCCTCGAGGAGGAGGGCAACATCCCGGcccagctccagctccagctcgTCAAGGACCTCATCACCCCCATGGCCCTAGACGATTGCTTATACAAGCTCAAGCTCCCCAGGCCGCACATCATCAACG AGGACGAGAAAGCATGGATGACCGATGATGAGTTCGCGAGGGAGATGCTGGCCGGCGTCAACCCCTTGATGATCAAACGCCTCACC gaGTTCCCTCCCAAGAGCACTCTGGATCCTAGCAAGTACGGCGACCACACCAGCACCATCACCGAGGCGCACATCGGCGAGCGACTCGAGGGCCTCACCGTGCACCAGGCGCTCACCAGCAACAGGCTCTACATCGTGGACCAGCACGACAACCTGATGCCGTTCCTCATCAACATCAACAAGCTCGAGGGCAGCTTCGTGTACGCGACCAGGACCCTGCTCTTCCTGCGAGGGAACGGCACACTCGCGCCGGTCGCCATCGAGCTCAGCTCGCCCCGGCTACAGGGTGACCTGACCACCGCGGAGAGCACCGTGTACACGCCTGAGGACACCGGCGTCGAGGGCTGGATATGGCAGCTCGCCAAGGCCTACGTCGCCGTGAACGACTACGGCTGGCATCAGCTCATCAGCCACTGGCTCAACACGCACGCGGTGATGGAGCCCTTTGTCATCGCGACTAACAGGCAGCTCAGCGTGACCCACCCGGTGCACAAGCTCCTGCACCCGCACTACCGCGACACCATGAACATTAACGCCAAGGCCCGGGGCTTGCTCATCAGCGCCAACGGCGTCATCGAGATGACAGTGTTCCCGGGCAAGCACGCTATGCCCATGTCTTCCATGGTCTACAAGAACTGGAACTTCACCGAACAAGCTCTGCCCGACGATCTAATCAAGAG GGGCATGGCAGTGGAGGACCCATCGAGCCCGCACAAGGTGCGGCTGCTGATCGAAGATTACCCGTACGCCGCGGACGGGCTCGCCGTCTGGCATGCGATTGAGCAGTGGGTAGCAGACTACCTGAGCATCTACTACCCCAACGATAGcgtgctgcagggcgacgtggagcTACAAGCATGGTGGAAGGAGGTGCGGGAGGTCGGGCACGGCGACCTCAAGGATGCGGCGTGGTGGCCCAAGATGCAGACAGTGGCGGAGCTGATCAAGGCCTGCGCCACCATCATCTGGATAGGGTCGGCGCTCCACGCGGCCGTCAATTTCGGGCAGTACGCGTACTCAGGCTACCACCCCAACAAGCCGTCCATGAGCCGCCGACCGATGCCGGTGCCGGGCAGCACGGAGTACGCGGAGCTGAGGGACAACCCGGAGCTGGCGTTCATCCACACCATCACCAGCCTGTTCCAGGCCCTGGTGGGCATCTCGCTGATGGAGATCCTCTCCAAGCACTCCTCCGACGAGGTGTACCTGGGTCAGCATGACACGCCGGCCTGGACGTCAGACGCCAAGGCACTCGAGGCGTTCAAGCGGTTCGGGGCCAGACTGGTGGGCATTGAAAAGCAGGTGGACGACAGGAACAAAGATTCGCGGCTGAAGAACCGCATCGGGCCGGCCAAATTCCCATACATGCTGCTCTTCCCCAACACCTCCGACCACACGGGCGAGGCCGTGGGGCTCTCGGCCAAGGGCATCCCAAACAGCATCTCCATCTGA